One part of the Bacillus sp. FJAT-27916 genome encodes these proteins:
- a CDS encoding SpoVR family protein codes for MIADEHKNLEYAIKEITEIAQGFGLDFYPMRYEICPPEIIYTFGAYGMPTRYSHWSFGKQFFKMKLHYDVGLSKIYELVINSNPCYAFLLDSNSLIQNKLIVAHVLAHCDFFKNNIRFTNTKRDMVESMAATAERVRQYEIEYGKLEVEKFLDSVLSIEEHIDPSLLRPKLSWTMDEEDTEDESPHIVTPYDDLWSMDTNKKPEKKKKTKKFPPRPEKDILLFIEQYSRTLENWQRDILTMMREEMLYFWPQLETKIMNEGWASYWHQRILRELDLTSGESIEFAKLNAGVVQPSKTGINPYYLGIKIFEDIEERYNNPTEEMKKRGVKPNSGREKMFEVREIESDISFLRNYLTKDLVMREDMYLFQKKGRDYKIVDKDWKSVRDQLVSMRVNGGFPYITVNDGDYLKNGELYLKHWFEDIELDVKYLEKVLPHLHYLWGRTVHIETVLEGKEIVFSYDGKNVNRKYL; via the coding sequence ATGATAGCAGATGAACACAAGAATTTAGAGTATGCCATCAAAGAGATAACCGAGATTGCGCAAGGATTTGGACTCGACTTTTATCCGATGCGCTATGAAATTTGTCCACCTGAAATCATTTATACCTTTGGTGCCTACGGCATGCCGACTCGATATTCCCATTGGAGCTTTGGTAAACAATTTTTCAAGATGAAGCTGCATTATGATGTCGGTTTAAGCAAAATATATGAACTAGTCATTAACTCGAACCCGTGCTATGCCTTCCTGCTCGACAGCAATTCCTTGATTCAAAATAAACTGATTGTTGCCCACGTGTTGGCGCATTGCGATTTCTTTAAGAATAATATCCGTTTCACAAACACGAAACGGGATATGGTCGAAAGCATGGCCGCAACTGCAGAAAGGGTCAGGCAATATGAAATTGAATACGGCAAGCTTGAAGTGGAAAAATTCCTCGACTCCGTACTCTCTATTGAAGAGCATATAGATCCATCCTTATTACGGCCAAAGCTGAGCTGGACGATGGATGAAGAGGATACAGAGGATGAATCGCCTCATATTGTCACGCCCTATGATGATCTATGGAGCATGGATACGAACAAGAAGCCAGAGAAGAAGAAAAAGACAAAGAAATTCCCGCCAAGACCTGAAAAGGATATCCTTTTGTTCATTGAACAATACAGCCGCACACTCGAAAATTGGCAGCGTGATATCCTGACGATGATGCGTGAGGAAATGCTCTATTTCTGGCCGCAGCTGGAGACAAAGATTATGAACGAAGGCTGGGCAAGCTATTGGCATCAGCGCATCCTCCGCGAGCTTGATCTCACGAGCGGGGAATCCATCGAATTCGCAAAGCTTAATGCAGGAGTCGTGCAGCCGTCAAAGACAGGAATCAACCCGTATTACCTCGGCATCAAAATTTTTGAGGACATCGAGGAGCGGTACAATAACCCGACAGAAGAAATGAAGAAGCGCGGCGTCAAGCCAAACTCTGGCCGCGAGAAAATGTTTGAAGTCCGCGAAATTGAATCAGATATTTCCTTCCTCCGCAATTACCTCACGAAGGACCTGGTCATGCGCGAGGATATGTATCTCTTCCAGAAGAAAGGCCGCGATTACAAGATCGTCGATAAGGACTGGAAATCTGTGCGCGACCAGCTCGTCAGCATGCGTGTTAACGGCGGCTTCCCGTATATTACGGTTAATGACGGGGATTACCTCAAGAACGGCGAGCTGTACTTGAAGCATTGGTTTGAGGATATTGAGCTGGATGTGAAGTATTTGGAGAAGGTATTGCCGCATCTTCATTATTTATGGGGGCGGACGGTTCATATTGAGACGGTGTTGGAGGGCAAGGAGATTGTGTTCAGCTATGATGGGAAGAATGTGAATCGGAAGTATTTATGA
- a CDS encoding M14 family zinc carboxypeptidase gives MRNLTYGRYRSAILPMVLLLSLFMYFLLGESTIALADSPYTYNDLEHDLVLLQSRYPDKIFLCSIGKSVYGRELYAVRIGTGKKVILLSGAHHAREWMTSMLLMKMAALYAADSNEAPLLDAGTIWIVPMVNPDGVAIQQGDFTDIPWKERIGLWKMNHLSFSFTKWKANGRGVDLNRQYPAGWMEINTGIQRPSYQFYKGKSPLSEPETEALAEFTKIIRPAISAAYHSTGQEIFWHYRTHGLQKDRDYRIAKIVAERTGYRLSKPDKHAVGSGFTDWLIEEYKIPAMTIEIGTERENTEVPLREFEAEWKANRDIGWILLKEALRLR, from the coding sequence ATGAGAAACTTGACGTACGGAAGGTATAGAAGCGCCATACTGCCAATGGTCTTGCTGCTTAGCTTGTTCATGTATTTTCTGCTTGGGGAATCGACAATCGCTTTGGCAGATTCTCCTTATACATATAATGATTTGGAGCATGACTTGGTGTTACTTCAGAGTCGATATCCGGATAAAATCTTTTTATGCTCGATTGGCAAATCTGTCTATGGCCGTGAGCTGTATGCCGTAAGAATCGGAACAGGCAAGAAGGTTATCCTGCTAAGCGGTGCCCATCATGCGAGGGAATGGATGACCTCAATGCTGTTGATGAAGATGGCAGCTCTTTATGCCGCTGATAGTAATGAGGCGCCGTTACTGGATGCAGGGACCATCTGGATTGTACCAATGGTCAATCCGGACGGGGTGGCAATCCAGCAAGGGGATTTCACAGACATTCCATGGAAGGAACGAATAGGTTTGTGGAAAATGAATCACCTTTCTTTTTCATTTACCAAGTGGAAGGCCAATGGAAGGGGAGTGGATTTAAACCGCCAATATCCGGCTGGGTGGATGGAAATCAATACGGGAATCCAGCGCCCCTCTTATCAATTCTATAAAGGAAAATCACCTTTAAGTGAGCCAGAAACAGAGGCACTTGCCGAATTTACGAAAATAATTCGGCCGGCCATCTCCGCAGCCTATCACAGTACAGGTCAGGAAATCTTCTGGCATTATCGAACGCACGGCTTGCAGAAGGACCGGGATTACCGAATTGCCAAGATTGTTGCGGAAAGAACGGGCTATCGACTCTCTAAGCCGGATAAACATGCTGTAGGGTCTGGATTTACGGATTGGCTAATTGAAGAATATAAAATCCCAGCGATGACAATTGAAATCGGGACTGAACGAGAAAATACGGAGGTCCCTTTGCGGGAGTTTGAAGCAGAGTGGAAGGCAAACCGTGATATCGGCTGGATTCTCCTTAAGGAAGCACTTCGTTTGCGGTAG
- a CDS encoding YhdB family protein: protein MNKVDYDRALYYTHRSEWDNLLILMVRTHDHFLSKKIEHFLHAYHFSKDYRSIEKTLTDLLQYIDHATFLPYEEEWANQTF from the coding sequence TTGAACAAGGTTGATTACGACCGGGCACTGTACTATACACACCGCTCAGAATGGGATAATCTCCTCATTCTGATGGTGCGGACGCATGACCACTTTTTGTCCAAGAAAATTGAACATTTCTTGCATGCCTATCACTTTTCGAAGGATTATCGCTCCATCGAAAAGACGCTGACTGACCTTTTGCAATATATTGACCACGCCACCTTCCTTCCTTATGAGGAAGAGTGGGCAAATCAAACATTCTAG
- a CDS encoding phospho-sugar mutase has translation MDWKATYKKWNDYLDLDKELQEKLTALADDEKALEDAFYKNLEFGTGGMRGEIGVGTNRMNIYTIRKATQGFASYIREHGEEAKKRGVVIAYDSRHKSPEFAMEAAKTLATNGIQAFVFDSLRPTPELSFAVRHLKAAGGIVITASHNPPEYNGYKVYNEDGGQLPPLDADHLIELVNAIENELAIKVEDEKSLQDKGLIKIIGPEVDDAYNEKVLTISEQPNLSKEVDVHVVFTPLHGTANLSVRRALADLGYENVAVVKEQELPDPEFSTVSSPNPEEHAAFKLAIQKGKETNADILVGTDPDADRVGVAVKDESGEYTVLTGNQTGALFLDYILSQKKEKGELPSNGIVFKTIVTSEFGRKIASSYGMKTEDVLTGFKFIGEKIKQYEESGEYAFLFGYEESYGSLIKDFARDKDAVQAAVMAVEICAHYKRQGKTVYEALQDLYEKHGYYLEGMRSLTLKGKEGAEKIQHILSQFRSTPLASLSGVKVTAVEDYKESVRTEIATGNTSEIHLPKSNVIKYFFEDESWVCLRPSGTEPKIKFYFAVKDDSKQASEQKLQQFMNEMMEKVEQI, from the coding sequence ATGGATTGGAAAGCAACCTATAAAAAATGGAATGATTATCTGGATTTAGATAAAGAATTACAAGAGAAATTGACGGCTCTTGCAGATGATGAGAAAGCTCTTGAAGATGCTTTCTATAAGAACCTGGAATTCGGCACAGGCGGTATGCGCGGAGAAATCGGCGTCGGTACAAACCGCATGAACATTTACACAATCCGTAAGGCGACTCAAGGCTTTGCCTCCTATATCAGAGAGCATGGTGAGGAAGCAAAGAAACGCGGCGTTGTTATCGCGTATGATTCTAGACACAAATCTCCTGAGTTCGCAATGGAAGCTGCAAAGACATTAGCGACTAATGGCATTCAAGCATTTGTATTTGACAGCCTTCGCCCGACTCCGGAGCTATCCTTTGCCGTTCGCCATCTAAAAGCAGCCGGCGGAATTGTCATTACAGCGAGTCATAATCCTCCTGAATACAATGGTTACAAAGTATACAATGAAGATGGCGGTCAGCTTCCACCGCTTGATGCTGACCATTTAATCGAGCTGGTTAATGCGATTGAAAATGAATTAGCCATTAAGGTAGAAGACGAAAAATCCCTGCAGGATAAAGGGTTGATTAAAATCATCGGACCAGAAGTGGATGATGCCTACAATGAGAAGGTATTAACCATTTCTGAACAGCCTAATTTGTCTAAGGAAGTTGATGTGCATGTGGTCTTCACCCCGCTTCATGGTACAGCGAATTTATCTGTACGCCGCGCCCTTGCTGACCTCGGCTATGAGAATGTAGCGGTTGTTAAGGAGCAGGAGCTTCCAGACCCTGAATTCTCTACTGTATCTTCTCCAAACCCTGAAGAACATGCAGCATTTAAGCTTGCCATTCAAAAAGGTAAGGAAACAAATGCGGATATTCTTGTGGGAACAGACCCGGATGCAGACCGTGTTGGTGTGGCGGTTAAAGATGAGAGCGGTGAATACACCGTATTGACTGGAAACCAGACAGGTGCATTATTCCTTGACTATATTCTTTCCCAAAAGAAAGAAAAAGGCGAGCTTCCATCTAATGGGATTGTCTTCAAAACCATCGTTACATCTGAATTTGGCCGTAAAATCGCCTCCAGCTATGGCATGAAGACGGAGGATGTTTTAACCGGCTTCAAATTTATCGGGGAGAAAATTAAGCAATACGAGGAATCCGGCGAATATGCCTTCCTCTTCGGATATGAGGAAAGCTACGGCTCCTTAATTAAAGATTTTGCACGCGATAAAGATGCTGTCCAAGCTGCCGTAATGGCCGTTGAGATTTGTGCACACTACAAACGCCAAGGCAAGACCGTTTATGAAGCCCTTCAAGATCTATATGAGAAACATGGTTACTATTTAGAAGGCATGCGTTCCTTAACACTGAAAGGAAAAGAAGGCGCTGAGAAGATTCAGCACATACTTTCCCAATTCCGAAGCACTCCGCTTGCATCACTGTCCGGTGTAAAAGTAACAGCTGTGGAGGATTACAAAGAGAGTGTAAGAACAGAAATCGCCACAGGCAATACATCTGAAATCCATCTTCCAAAGTCCAATGTCATCAAATATTTCTTTGAGGATGAATCATGGGTTTGCTTGCGTCCATCCGGTACAGAGCCTAAAATCAAGTTCTACTTTGCCGTAAAGGATGACAGCAAACAAGCAAGTGAACAAAAACTTCAACAATTCATGAATGAAATGATGGAAAAGGTTGAACAAATCTAA